The Methylomonas koyamae genome has a segment encoding these proteins:
- the bet gene encoding phage recombination protein Bet produces MSQNNRNTLPKTRDLPMPTVVQQSYGLSEQSWKVLTEVTFPTAKTPEAILMALDYCKARKLDIFKKPVHIVPMWSAALGRNVETVWPSIMEIQTTASRTGVWAGMDRPVWGPDVTKTFTGRYKDDNEQWQESSVTVTFPEWVAVTVYRIVGGKRCAFTEEVYWLEAYSTAGGKNSQVPTAMWIKRPKGQLAKCGKAASLRAAFPEECGYAAEEMDGKTLDDIVDGTVIDGEATHWKTDVGHVDDRFTGASEPTPHVIDLSQIHPKVQKAVAELVRRTAAAGAWKAAYDYANQKFKGIDLTFALAELDKVSEVDPRATQALNQTDSTGMPPLSAKDMAINQARQTLGNAA; encoded by the coding sequence ATGAGCCAAAACAACCGTAATACCTTACCCAAAACCCGTGACCTGCCGATGCCGACTGTTGTGCAACAGAGCTACGGCCTGTCGGAGCAGTCCTGGAAAGTGCTGACGGAAGTCACTTTTCCCACGGCGAAAACCCCAGAAGCCATTCTGATGGCGCTGGATTATTGCAAAGCCCGCAAGCTCGACATCTTCAAAAAGCCGGTGCATATCGTGCCGATGTGGAGTGCAGCCTTAGGCCGCAATGTCGAGACCGTGTGGCCATCCATCATGGAAATTCAGACTACTGCGTCGCGTACCGGGGTTTGGGCTGGCATGGACAGGCCCGTTTGGGGCCCTGATGTCACCAAAACCTTTACCGGGCGCTACAAGGACGACAACGAGCAATGGCAGGAATCCAGTGTCACCGTGACTTTTCCCGAATGGGTAGCGGTCACCGTGTACCGGATCGTCGGCGGCAAACGTTGCGCCTTTACCGAGGAAGTCTATTGGCTCGAAGCCTACAGCACTGCCGGAGGTAAAAACTCGCAAGTGCCGACCGCGATGTGGATCAAACGCCCCAAGGGGCAATTGGCCAAATGCGGTAAAGCGGCATCCTTGCGGGCGGCGTTTCCGGAGGAATGCGGCTATGCCGCCGAGGAAATGGATGGCAAAACGCTCGATGATATCGTCGACGGTACCGTGATCGATGGCGAGGCGACGCATTGGAAAACCGATGTTGGCCATGTTGATGATCGGTTTACGGGAGCATCCGAGCCTACACCGCACGTGATCGACCTGTCGCAAATCCATCCCAAGGTGCAAAAAGCGGTCGCAGAGTTGGTTAGACGGACTGCGGCGGCAGGCGCCTGGAAAGCGGCCTACGACTATGCCAATCAAAAATTCAAAGGCATCGATCTGACGTTTGCTTTGGCCGAGCTGGATAAGGTATCGGAGGTTGATCCCAGGGCAACACAAGCCTTGAACCAAACCGACAGCACCGGTATGCCACCTTTGTCCGCGAAAGACATGGCCATAAATCAGGCCCGTCAAACCTTGGGTAACGCCGCCTAA
- a CDS encoding helix-turn-helix transcriptional regulator produces MSDQKSQAVVQRRLLVLESIRRLSGRSERWVTVSEIVADLRQQGYAVEIHSIRRDMKSLLVTYQQLECNNNSNGEGEAKNGLAYGYRWVGRDQQMGGGITLPEALSLVMVERYLSQSLPVLLNRPLQDIFTKAHQTLELHKKSQITQWPEKICVIQPAQPLIPPEVRGEILEAVHDALLNEKQLRVSYRATQKVDAEPKAYRLHPLGLIQRGPITYLAAMANEYEDVYLYALHRMLAVEVLTEDCRGKNGFDLHQFAQSQGHFGTASPIHLEAKICDHLALILQESPLSENQIISEVDSLGFKLLTADVLDTWQLRWWIMGEGDRIEVISPSELRQDIQMMLTRAHAQYL; encoded by the coding sequence TTGTCGGATCAAAAATCTCAAGCCGTTGTTCAACGTCGGCTACTGGTTTTGGAAAGCATTCGCCGATTGAGCGGACGTTCGGAGCGGTGGGTGACAGTTTCAGAAATCGTCGCCGACTTGCGACAACAAGGTTACGCTGTCGAAATCCATTCTATTCGCCGTGACATGAAATCGTTGCTGGTAACTTATCAGCAATTGGAATGTAACAACAATAGCAACGGCGAGGGCGAGGCTAAAAATGGTCTGGCTTATGGTTATCGTTGGGTCGGTAGAGATCAGCAAATGGGTGGTGGCATCACTTTGCCAGAAGCCTTATCGCTAGTGATGGTTGAGCGTTATCTGAGTCAATCCTTGCCTGTGCTATTGAATCGTCCATTGCAGGATATTTTCACAAAAGCCCATCAGACATTAGAGTTGCATAAGAAAAGCCAAATTACTCAATGGCCTGAAAAAATTTGCGTGATCCAACCGGCGCAACCGCTTATCCCACCAGAAGTCCGAGGTGAAATCCTGGAGGCAGTGCATGATGCGTTGCTAAACGAAAAACAGCTTCGCGTAAGCTACCGCGCTACTCAAAAGGTTGACGCTGAGCCCAAAGCGTACCGTTTGCATCCTTTAGGGTTGATTCAACGCGGCCCGATCACTTACTTGGCTGCGATGGCCAACGAATATGAGGATGTATATCTTTATGCTTTGCATCGTATGCTGGCAGTGGAAGTTCTAACGGAGGATTGTCGTGGAAAAAACGGCTTTGATTTGCACCAATTTGCCCAGAGCCAGGGACATTTTGGTACCGCATCGCCCATCCACCTTGAAGCAAAAATTTGCGACCATTTGGCATTGATACTTCAAGAATCACCTCTCAGTGAAAACCAAATCATTTCCGAAGTCGACAGCTTGGGATTCAAGTTGTTGACAGCCGATGTTCTGGATACCTGGCAGTTGCGCTGGTGGATTATGGGTGAAGGCGATCGAATTGAAGTCATTTCACCATCAGAACTTCGACAGGATATTCAAATGATGCTCACAAGAGCGCATGCCCAGTATCTGTAA
- a CDS encoding AAA family ATPase, whose product MYQHYSIADTFGIQAPASMKVEGFAPANNPYVPAVKPYVFRKDHLRDVLAFLGAHNGDGLYLTGPTGSGKTSLLEQVAARLHWGVHAVTGHGRLELNDLLGQYMLVDGGAMKWIDGPLTLAVRLGHVLLINEIDAIDPAELIGLNEIVEGKPLTIPQTGDVIAPHPKFRLVATGNSAGSGDQSGLYQGVLRQNLAFLDRFRLMEVGYPEPEDEMKLLADVVPTMPESVRESMIKVANQIRKVFIGGADGGGMLSVTLSTRGLVRWATLVATFKSAPNALAYSLDRALTFRAEPAEREAIHRIAKDVFGDDWAV is encoded by the coding sequence ATGTATCAACACTATTCCATCGCCGACACCTTCGGCATTCAGGCCCCGGCGTCCATGAAAGTGGAAGGCTTTGCCCCGGCCAATAACCCCTATGTACCGGCCGTCAAGCCGTATGTGTTTCGCAAGGATCACTTGCGGGATGTGTTGGCGTTTTTGGGCGCGCATAACGGCGACGGCTTATACCTGACTGGTCCGACCGGTTCGGGTAAAACCTCGTTGTTGGAGCAAGTCGCGGCGCGTCTCCATTGGGGCGTGCATGCGGTCACCGGTCACGGTCGACTGGAACTCAATGATCTACTCGGTCAGTACATGTTGGTTGACGGTGGCGCGATGAAGTGGATTGATGGCCCGTTGACCCTGGCGGTACGCCTGGGCCATGTGCTGTTGATCAACGAAATCGATGCCATCGACCCCGCAGAGCTGATTGGCCTGAATGAAATCGTCGAAGGCAAGCCGTTGACGATTCCGCAGACCGGCGACGTGATTGCCCCGCATCCCAAGTTTCGCTTGGTGGCCACCGGCAATAGTGCCGGCAGCGGCGATCAGTCGGGTTTGTATCAAGGGGTTTTACGGCAAAACCTGGCCTTCCTGGATCGTTTTAGGTTGATGGAAGTCGGTTACCCCGAACCCGAAGACGAAATGAAGCTATTGGCCGATGTGGTGCCGACCATGCCGGAATCGGTACGGGAAAGCATGATCAAAGTGGCCAACCAGATTCGTAAAGTCTTTATCGGCGGTGCGGACGGCGGCGGCATGTTGTCGGTGACGTTATCGACACGCGGTTTAGTGCGCTGGGCAACTTTGGTGGCGACCTTCAAAAGTGCCCCGAATGCCCTCGCCTACTCGCTGGACCGAGCCTTGACCTTCCGTGCCGAACCCGCCGAACGCGAAGCGATTCATCGCATCGCCAAGGATGTGTTCGGTGACGATTGGGCGGTGTAG
- a CDS encoding DUF3150 domain-containing protein gives MTQTQLILDQVVLVKVDATIYGARKKLNKEDLVLADGSKLPPEDLASLGSKRLLDPDRLSVFNRLKKEAERICLRVGTRFLGGFIVPVAAAAQVTAELDRIAGDFAQARAEFLDGYDAAVQDWMVKHPEFAGIIEKAIDSVALVATRLTFDYLVVSVALPEQLPKVEVERLESKIGSLSEQMFHEIAVDANLLVEQSLLGKEQVTRNALRPIKRIRDKLDGLSFLDHRVAPVVTTIDDLLGKIPNRGTIEGSLLQEILATAMLLADPDKTRRHGEGLLAAQAPALETDADVDLGIDVEETVKPEESEPSVLPAYPASVITETPENDPDFTDLFDGIFDDELEAESAPDDWALEVLLGKHQSERETEQDADQSHDVDHATEPSMVTAGDDEEADDSDQDYWF, from the coding sequence ATGACACAAACCCAACTTATTCTGGACCAAGTGGTCTTGGTCAAAGTCGACGCCACCATTTACGGCGCGCGCAAAAAACTCAACAAAGAGGATCTGGTCCTGGCCGACGGGAGCAAGTTGCCGCCGGAGGATTTGGCCAGTTTGGGCTCGAAGCGCTTGCTCGATCCGGACCGTCTATCGGTGTTCAACCGCTTGAAAAAGGAAGCCGAACGCATTTGTTTACGCGTCGGCACTCGGTTTCTGGGCGGGTTTATCGTACCGGTCGCGGCAGCGGCGCAGGTCACCGCGGAACTGGACCGGATCGCCGGGGACTTTGCTCAGGCACGGGCCGAGTTTTTGGATGGCTACGATGCCGCGGTACAAGACTGGATGGTCAAACATCCGGAATTTGCCGGCATCATCGAGAAAGCCATCGACTCGGTGGCTTTGGTCGCCACCCGCTTGACGTTCGATTACCTGGTGGTATCGGTTGCTTTACCCGAACAGTTGCCAAAAGTGGAGGTCGAACGCCTGGAAAGCAAAATCGGTTCGTTGAGCGAGCAGATGTTCCATGAAATTGCGGTGGACGCCAACTTGCTGGTCGAGCAATCGTTACTCGGCAAGGAACAAGTCACCCGCAACGCGCTCAGGCCGATCAAACGCATCCGCGACAAACTCGATGGTTTGAGTTTTTTGGATCATCGCGTAGCACCAGTGGTAACGACCATTGACGACTTGCTCGGCAAGATCCCGAATCGGGGAACGATAGAAGGTAGTTTGCTACAGGAAATTCTCGCCACGGCGATGTTGCTGGCCGATCCGGATAAAACCCGGCGGCACGGTGAAGGTTTGTTGGCGGCGCAAGCGCCGGCATTAGAGACTGATGCTGACGTTGATCTTGGTATTGATGTTGAAGAAACCGTCAAGCCAGAGGAATCCGAGCCATCCGTGCTGCCAGCATATCCAGCATCTGTTATCACTGAGACGCCTGAAAACGATCCGGATTTTACGGATCTGTTTGATGGCATCTTTGATGATGAACTCGAAGCGGAATCGGCACCGGATGACTGGGCTTTGGAAGTCTTGCTGGGTAAGCATCAGTCTGAGCGAGAAACAGAACAGGATGCCGATCAATCGCATGATGTAGACCACGCGACGGAACCTTCAATGGTGACGGCAGGAGACGATGAGGAAGCGGACGATTCCGACCAGGATTACTGGTTCTGA
- the ssb gene encoding single-stranded DNA-binding protein produces MPIAAQLGIVIVESGAADRRNVIMANRGVNKVILLGRLGADPDVRFMPNNGGKVVAVRLATCEVWNDPKNGKQERTEWHRVVFFKKLADTAEQYLHKGSQIYIEGRLRTQQWSQAGDKRYRTEIAAFELQMLDRPAPSTSGNGSSTSNSAPEDSDWDDDYSDMPNH; encoded by the coding sequence ATGCCCATCGCCGCGCAGCTGGGTATTGTTATCGTTGAGTCGGGCGCGGCCGACAGGAGGAATGTCATCATGGCTAATCGCGGCGTGAACAAAGTCATCTTGCTGGGCCGGCTTGGCGCCGATCCGGATGTTCGTTTTATGCCAAACAACGGCGGCAAAGTCGTCGCCGTCCGTTTGGCAACCTGCGAAGTCTGGAACGATCCTAAAAACGGCAAACAGGAGCGGACGGAATGGCATCGGGTGGTGTTTTTCAAAAAACTCGCCGATACCGCCGAACAGTATTTGCATAAAGGCAGCCAGATCTACATCGAGGGCCGTTTGCGTACCCAACAATGGAGCCAAGCGGGCGATAAGCGGTACCGTACCGAAATCGCCGCCTTTGAATTGCAGATGCTGGATCGCCCTGCCCCATCAACATCTGGAAATGGTTCATCAACATCGAACTCGGCACCCGAGGACTCTGATTGGGATGACGACTACAGCGATATGCCAAACCATTAA
- a CDS encoding NYN domain-containing protein: MTHQKNNRIAVFVDAENVTNWIKHGGVRILMEELNQFGQIIIRRAYGVWSKPNLAMHQAAINRSGFELIHCYHPVTGKNTADIQMTLDIIECAWQLPNITCFVLVTGDSDFTPVFRRLREMDKDVIGVGQHSTLSECVKTSCTRFIYTDDVINTLIGNEASPQESPPPQPLPNSTPTLTLAEADELVIAQLKASPTPVNASQIKTLLKQTAADFDEKHYGFKTFTDYLSANNAIEISKSGTVNFASLAKPAQPTETDKTIATAEAYKALLKKYNALPDNADTLKKIYKHAVTLKEICPDPAQFRTALFDLCHKADPKISKTTVNKAFSYFIVMGLVHTEKAKGGVDTVRVKKITLKDFLLKSDKLVIAKLLELGKTHALDLKAKEIKKLTLSTISKDNIKKLIGE; the protein is encoded by the coding sequence ATGACACATCAAAAAAACAATCGTATTGCGGTGTTCGTAGATGCCGAAAATGTCACGAACTGGATCAAACACGGCGGCGTCAGAATACTGATGGAAGAGCTGAATCAGTTTGGACAGATCATTATCCGTCGCGCTTATGGTGTTTGGAGCAAGCCGAATTTGGCCATGCACCAAGCGGCCATCAATCGATCCGGGTTTGAGCTCATCCATTGCTACCATCCCGTGACCGGCAAAAATACGGCGGACATTCAGATGACGCTGGATATCATTGAATGCGCCTGGCAATTACCGAATATTACCTGCTTTGTGTTGGTCACCGGCGATTCAGACTTTACACCCGTTTTTCGCCGACTTCGGGAAATGGACAAGGATGTAATTGGCGTTGGCCAGCATTCTACGTTGAGTGAATGCGTGAAGACGTCGTGCACTCGATTCATTTATACGGACGATGTCATTAACACATTGATCGGCAATGAGGCTTCGCCACAGGAGTCCCCACCTCCGCAACCATTACCTAATTCCACTCCAACGCTTACGCTGGCCGAGGCCGATGAATTGGTCATTGCCCAATTGAAAGCATCGCCTACACCGGTCAATGCTTCCCAAATCAAGACTTTGCTCAAGCAGACTGCGGCCGACTTCGACGAAAAGCATTACGGCTTTAAAACGTTCACGGATTACCTAAGCGCTAACAACGCCATCGAAATCAGCAAAAGCGGCACGGTTAATTTCGCCAGTTTGGCGAAGCCTGCTCAACCAACCGAAACAGACAAAACCATTGCAACCGCGGAAGCCTACAAAGCGCTTCTGAAAAAATACAATGCGCTGCCGGACAATGCCGACACGCTGAAGAAAATTTACAAACACGCCGTTACCTTGAAGGAAATCTGTCCAGATCCTGCACAATTTAGAACGGCCTTATTCGATCTGTGTCATAAGGCTGACCCGAAAATTAGCAAAACGACCGTGAACAAAGCATTTTCCTATTTTATCGTCATGGGACTGGTTCATACCGAAAAGGCTAAAGGCGGCGTCGATACCGTGCGGGTGAAAAAAATCACACTCAAGGATTTTTTATTGAAATCCGACAAGTTAGTCATCGCCAAACTGCTGGAACTTGGCAAAACTCATGCCCTAGACTTGAAAGCCAAGGAAATCAAGAAGCTCACGCTGTCAACGATCAGTAAAGACAACATCAAAAAATTGATTGGTGAATGA
- a CDS encoding YqaJ viral recombinase family protein — protein MKVIDVSQRSDTWRQWRLQGVSASEAAIVMNRSPYKTPWRLWAEKIGLVLEASLDNNPLIRAGIQQEPEALQRFEDKHDLMLLPLCGESEQFPLMRASFDGLSDANEPVEIKCPHETTFLDVLLNREASAAYQLYWCQVQQQLLVADAERGFLFFYHQSQDIEFEIQRDDRFLTELVETAMDFWSAVKSKKEPHKDPERDLYLPHGEAERQWQQLAATYRQRELTILDLNSQLNQLKDEQSRIEDTLVRLMGDYVAAEHSGLRISRFQSQGAIDYKAALHALQPDVQTSALEVYRKPSATRVRVTCRDDDGKHAEVPFDAQALKDLAGVDFWF, from the coding sequence ATGAAGGTCATCGACGTTTCGCAACGTTCCGATACCTGGCGGCAGTGGCGCTTACAAGGTGTCAGTGCCAGCGAAGCAGCCATCGTCATGAACCGTTCGCCGTACAAAACCCCGTGGCGTCTCTGGGCCGAGAAAATCGGCCTGGTTTTGGAAGCCAGCCTGGACAACAACCCGTTGATCCGCGCCGGCATCCAGCAAGAGCCCGAAGCTTTGCAACGCTTCGAGGACAAACACGATCTGATGTTGTTACCGCTGTGCGGCGAGTCGGAGCAGTTTCCCTTGATGCGCGCCTCGTTCGACGGCTTGTCCGACGCGAATGAGCCCGTAGAAATCAAATGCCCGCACGAGACCACGTTTCTGGATGTGCTGTTGAATCGGGAAGCCTCGGCCGCCTATCAGTTGTATTGGTGCCAGGTGCAGCAGCAATTGCTGGTCGCTGATGCCGAACGTGGTTTCTTGTTTTTCTACCATCAAAGCCAGGATATCGAGTTTGAAATTCAGCGCGATGACCGCTTTCTCACCGAGTTGGTCGAAACGGCAATGGATTTCTGGTCGGCAGTTAAATCGAAAAAGGAACCACACAAGGATCCTGAACGCGATTTGTATTTGCCGCACGGCGAGGCGGAACGGCAATGGCAACAACTGGCGGCGACGTATCGGCAACGGGAGTTGACTATATTGGACCTCAACAGCCAACTCAACCAGTTGAAGGATGAGCAGTCGCGCATTGAAGACACTTTGGTGAGGTTGATGGGTGATTACGTGGCTGCGGAGCATTCCGGGCTACGCATCAGCCGGTTTCAAAGCCAGGGCGCCATCGATTACAAGGCCGCACTTCACGCCTTGCAACCGGATGTTCAGACCTCTGCGCTGGAAGTTTACCGAAAACCGTCGGCCACGCGAGTCCGTGTGACTTGCAGGGACGATGACGGTAAACACGCCGAAGTACCGTTCGACGCTCAGGCCTTGAAAGACCTAGCCGGTGTGGATTTTTGGTTTTGA
- a CDS encoding DUF4007 family protein — protein sequence MDSLLKPINPKKASFGRHETFALRYSWLTKGFMAFEKNKSIFSSDEATIELGVGKNMVNAIKYWLRASSMLLDTDEGLEASDLGKAIFTDKGGDPYLEDEATLWLIHWQLATNAELVTAWYWFFNCYHKAEFTSDDAAESLADFVRNNLTGKHSERTVKHEVSMILRMYCPSNSNAKAIEESLDSPLTSLKLVAAIDDQHFYRSYGNLQPSLPIELIGYAANEIFNQRQTETLPIADLMYGQKDGIALGSVFRLTESALLAKLEDLVKAYPNIFQINETAGVNQLYRQDSTTESLTFLRHYYQPTR from the coding sequence ATGGACAGTCTGCTAAAGCCGATTAACCCTAAAAAAGCATCATTCGGTCGCCATGAAACATTTGCCCTGCGTTATTCATGGTTAACCAAAGGATTTATGGCTTTCGAAAAAAACAAATCCATATTTTCTTCTGACGAAGCCACGATTGAACTTGGCGTCGGCAAAAACATGGTCAACGCCATCAAATACTGGTTGCGGGCCAGTTCTATGCTGCTGGATACAGACGAAGGGTTGGAAGCTTCCGATCTTGGAAAAGCAATTTTCACCGATAAAGGTGGAGATCCTTATCTTGAAGATGAAGCCACACTTTGGCTCATTCATTGGCAATTAGCTACGAATGCCGAACTAGTTACAGCATGGTATTGGTTTTTCAATTGTTATCACAAGGCGGAGTTCACAAGCGACGATGCAGCGGAATCGTTAGCCGATTTTGTTCGTAACAATCTCACAGGTAAACACTCGGAAAGAACCGTAAAACATGAAGTCTCAATGATTTTGCGGATGTATTGCCCCTCTAATAGCAATGCCAAAGCCATCGAAGAAAGCTTGGATTCGCCCTTAACCTCATTGAAATTGGTTGCGGCTATAGATGACCAACACTTTTACCGTTCTTACGGCAATTTGCAACCGAGTTTGCCGATAGAGCTGATTGGCTATGCCGCAAACGAAATATTTAATCAACGGCAAACCGAAACTCTCCCGATTGCGGATTTAATGTATGGTCAAAAAGACGGAATTGCTCTTGGAAGCGTATTCAGACTGACGGAAAGCGCCTTATTGGCAAAATTAGAAGATTTAGTGAAAGCATACCCCAACATTTTTCAAATCAATGAAACAGCTGGCGTCAATCAGCTTTACCGACAAGATAGCACGACCGAGTCATTAACGTTTCTCCGTCATTATTATCAACCTACCCGGTAA